Genomic segment of Mercurialis annua linkage group LG6, ddMerAnnu1.2, whole genome shotgun sequence:
TAgagttttatttattaaaaattaagaattattGCCTTAAAAACTCCGACCTTACATCctctttttaattctattttaacGTTGAatgtttgtcaattttatcttattttgtacttttttcacTTCAATTATATCCTGaagtataaaattgacctttatttatttgacaaaagtttaaaaaaattcttcaaaaatggtcaatttagtatacaaaaaattaatttaatgcaaaaaaagtcaatttaaaaaattatttggaacttttgttaaataaaaaagatcaattttatgctttggaatacaattgaaatgaaaaaaaatgcaaaatagagaaaattgactgatttttaATATCAggtagaattgaaaagaaagATAAAAAGTCGGGGTTCTTTAAAAGGgttaatctatatctatatctatactatatataaaagcacggatggggggggacagacaaatttactgaataatccttttcagtttacaactaaataaaggttttatagtcattaactaattagttatttaattaatcactattgtaattaaagtcctaattagaataggtagttaaattatctttcaacttagtttttagtatgtaaaaaataactaaattgtctccaaattagtaggaatacctatcttttagtttgattgaactacaaaattaaaatactgtattggtcaatatattattatttaaatttctatcttattatttttaaagatattattaataaaattaagttacttatttaattatggttattataaaaccaaaaaaaaaattcagtatggcaaaaaatttaataaccgaatatattatatttacttttacaaaaattcttaactaatttaatattaattataaataaaaaattgatataattataataaatttactaatatgttgattgacgagttacgttacgagccacgtgcatagcacgtaatgcgaaactagttccataaaaagtcacgatcTTTACACGGATTTTTATTtgaatcacgacttttaaaaattgtcatataaaaccatgaccttttatttttcttcaaatctatcaccgactatttttccggtgaattttacttttcattttttttttcaaatctatcagattatggtggccacgtcatcaaaatataccaaaaattgatttggtgatagatttgaaaaaataatgaaaggtcatagttttatatgacaacttttaaaagtcgtgattaaaatgaaaattaatgtaaaggtcgtgactttttatggaattaactctttttaaaacattaggccaGATTTCATAAACCTAataccaaaaaaagaaaaagaaaaagggtGAATTACTAAGACCCCCCTAATGTGTGTTTAAATACACTAAGACATTCTTtggtttttttaaatacattatGACACCCTTTATATTTCGTTACGTTACACAAATTAGCCCTTCTGTCATGAATTAATGATATATTCTGTTAGTCAAGAGAGTTTGTCCCATTCAATGacctaattaataatattattcccAAATTGACCTTATGTAGATATTTCAACAACAAAAGATTCTGACCTAATAACTTTCGCCATTTTACAAAAACCAAGGGGTGTCTTAGTGTATTTAAACATACATTAGGGGGGTCTTAGTAATTCACCCAAAGAAAAATTAGGGATCATAATAACTTAGACTAATTGAACGtattgtaatttttgaaataagttTCCAGCAGTAATTCTTGTATTTTTTGCAGACTGACAGTGAGATAAGCCATACATGTACAGAATCTTATGAATTTATGATAGGAACTCAAGTAATAGCAGCATATACTATCTATGTATCTGGAACGAGTCGGCATGAAATTCAGTTCTCTCCCACAGCTGAACAAAAACAAGAAGTAAGTTTTTGTGTCACTTAACTtatctattattataaaagcgattattttttatttggttacaaaaaaaatatcgaattatattttttattacaacGGAATGCTACTTTGGTCAGccgaattttattaaaaaaagtatacTGAATTTTATCGTGAGTTATAAACAAGATACCAAGTTGCaccttttatttcgtaattttagCATGCCATGTAAGCAAAAACGATGCTTTAGTATGAAAACATTGTCATTTATATGGGTGACCTCCCGTATAACAAATTGTAAAGATGAGTGACCtttccataaaaaaataaagaacacTACTCTTTTTATAACAATAGGTAAGTTAAATGATtcagagagtttaatattcaaatttcactttcagtcataatttaaaaatttaggtgATCTCCAATAACACCAATTTTTCAATTCATATCTTTTAAAATGTGTCATATTTGTACACCGATTTTATTATAGTGTACCATATTTTTTagattaatatcataaaaattcacgtactttacatgttttttcaatttaattacgtcttttaaaaagtgtcatatttgttcacaattttttttttcaaatttatacacGAAGTCAGGATTGGCTGAGATGACACCCATTTTTGGTGTAATTTGCCGATGTGGAACTCATATTTTGGTTGTCACTTCAGCAAATTATGATATGGTGTAttgatttgataaaaaaagtgaaattaggTGTtcaaatatgacattttttaaaAAGCGTGATTGAATTGAAAAAATGTATAAAGCTGGTGAATTTTTGCGACATTaacccatatatatatatagtaactCTATATAGTGACCTTTATATAGAGAGTATAAAGAAACTCATTATACCTTAAATTAGATTGTCATTGGAGATGAAAAAAAGAGTACTCtatattacttttaatttttagttttattataaatttcattattaatatttgttaatttttatcttagcatattttaaattaacaatatgTTCAATTTAGTAGAAAATTTGAATATCCAACATCAAATAAAATAGATTTGCATTAAgtaatttaacaatttaaaaagcACACAATAACAGTATAGTCATCGGtgttttattcataaaaaaaaacatttttgaaaaacttattggtattttttaattaatagagTATGTTTCGATGtatgttattatttaataatttttttaataaaatatagttaCTGTAAATTTAGTAACATATGAACATATTTAGATTATATTAGTAAAATtaagaatttgttttttatgatgtattttagaagtattaaataattaatggaTATAATgtgtaaaatgtttaaattatttattgagtAGGAATATGCTGAGAATAATTTTTAGTGTAAACGGTTAGAGATAAAACAATATTATGTCGATGGAATTTTAGTGTGAAATTCGGATTATTTTATCTTCAACTATTAGAGATATTTTATCAAACCATTTTTCAAGTTGAATATACTTTTTATGTGTgttaaatttgaatatatttatttatatataattataattttattgacaGATGCGCGAAAATGGAGTTGATGTTTATATGCAAAGGTCGACCGATAATGAAGACAACAAAAGTGGGCATGACCTTTTAAAACAAGCTTATTAGTCAGTTTGCTATAAActatataaaagtaaataaaaggCTTCGTATTACTTAAATTATGTTGGCTCTTTATTGTTATTCGCAGTTATGAATGGACACTATTgtctaatattaaataaaaaattattcgtgtttaaatattatatacatGGTTAGTACTTAGTTATAAGTAAtcgataaatatttaatataaatgtatatatgtttaaatattatatacctCTAATAGGGATGTACATGGTCTGATTTGACTGGTTTATCAATGATATTTTAGTCCAAAATAATTATACTGGTTTGGTaaattttcaaaccaaaatcaaaccacacaCATTATAAACCAGcaaaattaatttggtttggcttgataattttttctttaaaaccaGTTTAaaccatcatcaaaaaattatttatttatcatttaagataaaaaaaatctaaaaatctataaaatatttatttatcataaaataaatattatacttACATAACAAACTAAATAAtgactaataaataaaaaaatattttttataaattttttatattataaattcttacattttattaatataatatcctaatattataaaaatataatatttattgatcGATAATAAATATACAATTAGTTATTTCATTagatgatatttaaatatattattttgtcaagtacaattttaaaaaatagtgataaaaattttatttttaaattataatattttcaattttaataaaaatatatatgtatgtgtatatattggtttggtttgatttataatttatcaaaCCGCAAATCAGaccaataattattttttttttatttttcaaaccaaaatcaaatcagCAATCTTCTAAACTGTAATATTTGGTCTGATTTGGTTTGACTTGattagtttgaattttttctgtaCAACCCTAACCTCTAATACCAACGTATGAAAACGGACAATTTCAAAAGAACGATTGGGACTATGAGCATCAACggaatttataaaaacaaaatgccCTCACGCAGGATCGAACTACGGACCTTCAGTTTACAAGACTGACGCTCTACCACTGAGCTATAAGGGCTTTTGTACATGCTAGAATCAGGTGGCTAATAAATCCAatagtttgttttattttgatttcgttttttgcatttttgtatattttatgaaCAAGCATCAGCCATCAACTATTTTAGTATGAAGTAGTCATgtatattcaaatatatttaatatgtatttttctaaaaacaaataagtaaaattatcaaaattgactaaatttaatttacttaaAGTTTAACCTAtctattttatcaaagtttaaTTTATTTGCTCTCTTTTAAAATTGGTTAGTCAATAAATCCTTGTAGTATTCGTTTTTATTTAATAGGTCTTTTTATAGACGGAATTTGCAAATATTGCTCAATTACCGTTGAATAGTCAAtcattttcatataaaaataaaagactcataatttaaattttttatttaattgacaCTTCTATTAAATTTGTTATCAATAAGTCccgaattatttttaaaaattctggTCTCTATTAAAATTTGATCATTTTGTCGGCATGTCAAATTAGgtggataatttttttatgagaaaTTTAGGTTGATATTTAAATACGGGATTGGgatttcttcaaatttattttgaacttgaggggatcatgttcacgatctacaccgttcagattaaaaaatacaattttaattaaattaatttacaccgTTTATTTTACAATGAAAGGTGTAGATCATAAACATGACTCtctcaaatttatttaaatttgatggAATCCCAATCCTTTAATACGGTCTCACGCATCCTTTACTATGAACgtaatgcatttttttttctattcaaaagagatctaaaaatttaaaataacttatatattaaaactaagtaaaagacaaaatttaacaaaagtaAAGTATAAAATGgtcaaaagtaaaaaaaaatcatttcagTCATTTAAAAATAGCAAACAAAGCTTTTTACTTATTTTCGACCAGTGGGCCTTCAAAATATTGCAAAAATCTCTTTAAATCCTCTGAAAAGCACTTAAAAAAATTTTAGACACTAAATTGAGGGAATTTCGAGAaataaaattcatgaattttacCACACTTTATGATAGGttaaaaacgataaataaaaaaaatactagttACTTATCCATACATCTCCTTATCcattatttattagatatattatgatatataggttaaaaaattgatacTGGAGTATGATTTTTACCGACTGTTCTTAAACTTTCGCTTCTCTCCACCAATTGTCCCTGAATTTTAATTCGTACTCCAACTATCCCccaactttaattttatatccCAAAAGTTTCTAACATCTATATTATTTTAAGGCAAAACCCATTCCGAGGCCCTCCTACTTTACCACTTTTGTTCCAAAGGCCCCTAGACGAAACTTTTTCATCCCGAAGCCCTTCTACTACTGAAACTGTAATAACGATGTCCCTCCGTGGATGGAAAATCCCGCGTGCTTCCCAACCGTCGTTAACAAACGGAATGCCTCGCCACGTCATAGTAAGCACGTGAATCTGTTGGACAGCGTGGAAATAATTGCCATGTGGTTTTTACCCACTGCTTATTACGTGGATcggtataaaatttattaactcaattttttttaccctTTTACCCTTTCTCCTAACCATCCTCCTTTAGCCTTCACGTCCGCAGCCCTAAATTTTCTCCCTTTCAATTGTTTTCTCTGGTTTGGTTGTCTGTCTtacgtcgtgcacccttctcTTTTTTTCTATTCTCGTTCGTTCTCGTGCTTCGCGACTATGGCTGAGGAAATGTACGATGGTGTGATTCCGGCTACTGAGAATAGCAACTGCAAGTGTGGAAAGAAGGCGAAGATGCTGGTTTCCTGGTCAGAAAAGAACCCCGGGAGGCGATTTTTCCGGTGTGAGGTAATTTTGCTAAGttatttttttagggttttgtaagttttggttttattttttttggtgttGCTACTGTTGGTGTagttgttttttgttttgcttgTTATTTAGTTCAACCGAACCAGCTTTCGGCATGTTTTGGGTTCAATTGATGCAaagtttttttttggtttaatagaTCTAGGGTTTGCTAATTTTTGGTTTCCATCCATCTAGGGTTTGATCAATTGATATAGGGTTTGCTAGCATTGATATAGGGTTTGGTTCGTTTGATATATGGTTTTTAATTTAGGGTTCCTAAATAGGAGAGCTTCACAAACTGGTATTCTGTTACAGTGGTTAGTTGTGTGAAAATGTCTGTGTGTTGCGTTGTATGCGTTTGCAGGTTTATATTCTTTGGCAATTAGTTAAGGTTTGTCAGATGGGTTGATATTGCCTTAAATTTGTGTATTAAACTTGAGGTGTGAGCTCTTACGAATTTGTGTGGCTGTTTGGTTTTTACTTAGGGGAACAAGTGCTCGTATTTCATGTGGCATGATGAAGAGTATGCTCACCACATCAAAACAATGCTGAATCATCtgaaacgtcaagaaacaaactTGTCCAAGGAGGGGGAATATCTGAGGGGTGAAGTTTTTCGTCTGAAGTACCTAATGGACCATGCTAGTTCCCTTGATGCTATCGAGATGGAGAAGAACCTGAAGGAAGTCAAAGCTGAGAAAGCCAATTTGGAGGGCAAAGTGGCTGAATTGAACAAAGAGTTGAACATGGagctgaaaaaaaaattaggggaGATGCAGCAGTATGAGAAGGAGATCCAGTCTGTGAAGAAGCAGAAGGAGCTGAGCAATTATCTTGTCACTGCTGTGGCTGTGTTGCTGATTGCCTTTGTTATTAtgatgaaattttaattaaagctgTTAAGCTTGCTACTCTTAACTATTAGGTGGTTTATTAagttttgttgtgtttatgTACTTAAGTAGGTAATTTCTGAAGTACTTTTGAGCAAGTTTATGTTGTGATGCAGTATGTTGTGTTGCGAAGTACTGTCTTGTATTAACTGCTATTTTGCTGAATTAAAATATGTGTTAAGTTATTTGGCTCTATTACTATATGTACCAATCTTTGAAATatgtcttttgtttttgtcagtGTTAAGTGGTATGTGTTCTTTGTAAAATATGAATGAATGTGACAATTGGCAAAGAATAAAACTGGGCAAGGTTTTGTCTTTAATATTTCTGATTAGTGTCATACAGAGCAAAACATAGAAAAGCAAAAAGTGCAAATCCTGTAAATGCAAACTTCAAATATGCAAGGAATTTTACTGGTGCAAACCAATGTCTGAAAAAAAAGCTTAATATAgataataataatcatttacAAACCCTTAAAGTATGTCAGCTAGCTTCACTAGATCTTTACATGATCCCAAAAAACCACCTATTGAAACTTACAAAATTACCCTAACCTGAATAACAGGCACAAAAAACTACTGCCCTAATTGTTCACAGAATTTAGTTACAAACATGTACGAAAGGCCCTCCGCACAAAAAGACAACC
This window contains:
- the LOC126686861 gene encoding uncharacterized protein At4g04775-like, translating into MAEEMYDGVIPATENSNCKCGKKAKMLVSWSEKNPGRRFFRCEGNKCSYFMWHDEEYAHHIKTMLNHLKRQETNLSKEGEYLRGEVFRLKYLMDHASSLDAIEMEKNLKEVKAEKANLEGKVAELNKELNMELKKKLGEMQQYEKEIQSVKKQKELSNYLVTAVAVLLIAFVIMMKF